Below is a window of Dietzia timorensis DNA.
CGACCTCTGTCTCGATGCGCCCGAGAAGCTCCCGCTGCGAGTCCAGCGAATCCGCGTCGAACTCCATGCACACGACCTTCGCGGCCCCGGCGGCCTCGACCTTTGCCTTCGCGTCGGACATCGGGCCAGGTCGCGCGGCGAGTACGACGGTAGCCCCCGGCGCGAGCCGCTCGGCGATCGCGACGCCGATCTCGCTTCGACCACCGAAAACGGCCACAACGCGTGCGTCCTCGCCACGCGCCGAAGCGGCTGTGGCTGATGTGTCGGGAGTTTCGGGTGGGAAAGTCATACGTCCATCTTCGCATGTGCGTCCGGGTTACGGGCGTGGGAGGCTTAAAAGTATGAGCACACCTTCCGACCTCACCGCCGAAGCCCTCGAGTTCCTGGCCGAGCGGCACCTCGGGACGCTGACCTCGCTGCGCCGCGACGGATCTCCGCACGTCGCCGCCATCGGCTTCACTTATGATCCCGTCGAACGGTGCGTTCGCGTCATCACCTCCGGCGCAAATCAGAAGGCGGCCAATGCGCGTCGCGGTGGGCGCGCGGTCGTCGCGCAGGTAGATGGGCGGAGGTGGCTGTCGCTGGAAGGGGCGGTTCGCTTGCTGACGTCGGAGAGCGAGGTGCGCAGGGCCGAGCAGCTCTATGCCGAGCGCTACCGGAAGCCCCGCCCGAACCCTGCGCGCGTGGTCGTCGAAATTCGCGTCGACCGTGTGCTCGGAACGGCATACCTGCTCGGCCGCTCCCCTCGCCTACCCGGTTAGACCGCTCCCGGGCGTCGCGGGTTCC
It encodes the following:
- a CDS encoding pyridoxamine 5'-phosphate oxidase family protein, with the protein product MSTPSDLTAEALEFLAERHLGTLTSLRRDGSPHVAAIGFTYDPVERCVRVITSGANQKAANARRGGRAVVAQVDGRRWLSLEGAVRLLTSESEVRRAEQLYAERYRKPRPNPARVVVEIRVDRVLGTAYLLGRSPRLPG